One window of the Podospora pseudopauciseta strain CBS 411.78 chromosome 4, whole genome shotgun sequence genome contains the following:
- a CDS encoding hypothetical protein (COG:S; EggNog:ENOG503Q4W6) — protein MRRTASLCMVAVALPWAAAQSTTPASSPPSSPSSSPALASATPIPVIGVRTGIDKVTGKPPARLNINGLWAKGGAQWHLYILALSELQALNETNELSYFAVAGIHGYPHSAWNGVGHVDGAPSNRGFCPHGQILVARAVDIASRYPPDLLPEYMAAAESLRQPYWDWAMNPALPVAATRLNMTVQAPEGRRVIPNPLYTYKFQRLKVEEGFGDSALTHYPQTIRCSRSGGVLNDANESNEGLLLAARDLTGSVYDVFTRVNTYDGMSSSSFENAHNLIHLRAGCNNGTMADINWSAFEPLFMLHHCNVDRLVAMWQTIYYNNSMFTSSALSGGQFGTPANTVITADSPLKPFFRAPSAATTNGNSTLLEFHTSNTVANVSVFGYTYPELPDWSLPAETRAEQVRAKVNALYGDMAGDDGATTLETGPLNRMGKGTTRDYWVVEMSVERGELAGRLPATVSLFIRGESIGRMTLLGMPCEGVARESVPVQDIRVGNGTLKDLDRESVVGYLKREVGIGIKGADGEEVSVGNVPSLGVVVLDMEYAPRTNLSSFPVFNGKVTRWPVEVRQELGVNETRSLRRGVVRWK, from the exons ATGCGGAGGACCGCTTCACTCTGCATGGTGGCCGTGGCCCTCCCATGGGCTGCGGCTCAGTCGACAACCCCCGCGTCCTcgcccccatcatcaccctcatcgTCACCTGCGCTAGCCTCCGCGACCCCTATTCCTGTGATCGGCGTCAGGACGGGCATTGACAAGGTTACAGGGAAACCTCCAGCCAGACTCAATATCAATGGGCTATGGGCAAAGGGAGGGGCACAATG GCATCTCTACATTCTGGCCCTATCAGAATTACAGGCGCTCAACGAGACGAACGAGTTATCGTACTTCGCGGTAGCAG GTATTCATGGTTATCCCCACAGTGCGTGGAACGGAGTAGGGCATGTAGATGGGGCGCCTTCTAATAGGGGGTTTTGTCCTCATGGT CAAATATTGGTGGCTCGCGCGGTTGACATCGCGTCTAGATACCCCCCAGATCTGCTTCCCGAGTACATGGCAGCGGCAGAGTCGTTGCGGCAGCCATACTGGGACTGGGCGATGAATCCAGCGTTGCCTGTAGCAGCTACAAGGCTCAACATGACGGTGCAGGCACCAGAGGGACGAAGAGTCATACCGAACCCGCTATACACTTACAAGTTTCAACGATTaaaggttgaagagggaTTTGGTGATAGCGCCCTGACGCACTACCCGCAGACAATACGATGTTCTCGATCTGGGGGTGTGCTAAATGATGCCAACGAGTCCAACGAGGGGTTACTTTTGGCGGCGAGGGATTTGACAGGGAGTGTG TATGATGTCTTTACTCGGGTCAACACCTATGACGGGATGAGCAGCTCGAGCTTTGAGAATGCCCACAACTTGATTCATCTTCGTGCAGGGTGCAATAACGGGACCATGGCCGATATTAACTGGTCGGCCTTTGAGCCGCTGTT TATGCTACACCACTGCAACGTCGACAGGCTGGTGGCCATGTGGCAAACAATTTACTACAACAACTCGATGTTTACAAGCAGCGCTTTGTCTGGCGGGCAGTTTGGAACTCCTGCCAACACGGTGATCACGGCTGACAGCCCACTCAAGCCCTTTTTCCGGGCTCCATctgccgccaccaccaatGGCAACAGCACGCTACTAGAGTTCCACACGAGTAACACTGTCGCTAATGTCAGCGTGTTTGGGTACACGTATCCGGAACTGCCCGATTGGAGTCTCCCGGCTGAGACGAGGGCGGAGCAGGTCAGGGCAAAGGTGAATGCGCTTTACGGGGACATGGCTGGGGATGACGGGGCGACGACGCTGGAGACGGGACCTTTGAACCGGATGGGCAAGGGAACGACGAGGGATTattgggtggtggagatgagcgtggagaggggggagctGGCGGGGAGGTTGCCGGCGACGGTGAGTTTGTTTATCAGGGGGGAGAGCATTGGACGGATGACGCTGCTGGGGATGCCGTGTGAGGgggtggcgagggagagcGTGCCGGTGCAGGACATTAGGGTTGGGAATGGAACTTTGAAGGATTTGGACAGGGAGAGTGTGGTTGGGTatttgaagagggaggtgggaatTGGGATTAAGGGG gcggatggggaggaggtatcGGTGGGGAATGTGCCTagtttgggggttgtggtgttggACATGGAGTATGCGCCGCGGACGAATTTGTCGAGTTTTCCGGTGTTTAATGGGAAGGTGACGAGGTGGCCTGTGGAGGTGAGGCAGGAGTTGGGGGTGAATGAGACCAGAAGTTTGAGGCGAGGTGTGGTGCGGTGGAAgtga
- a CDS encoding hypothetical protein (EggNog:ENOG503P0DV; COG:Q) produces MAVALSSQVLESLLTPGRLVLLSVLFVVVSFIVDISRLPSCPDSLPRVGFGRGLVASVKNWVYYVSRYNDWIADGYEKYNKKGRAFVAPNSPSRPLEIVVPKSQTAWMLEQPDRVLSTKEAHRDSLFNDYQFGVDDQFPIRTIHKHLARNIVNLLPGIEKEVHASIDDVYGTDTENWRTLNIWNSLIGIVSRVTNRMLVGDPLCHNEEFLKNQVAFADAIVRNGLIMNFFPKVFHPIVGPLVTITNRRAWRKTYEIGKPVIEQRLRDMGRIDSGADVQVPEDMLTWLIRQAKAEGAAEELSPVMLSKRLLPVEFAAIHTTVLTASNVLLDLASSDPSLGYIDAIRKETSQALREGNGHWTKDSLANLHLTDSAIKESMRVSYFARCLTHRKVIAPEGVTNPTEGWHAPEGSFLTLDLAGVHLDPEAFPEPEKYDAFRFVKLREQLDPKNPEEAMKIKRLGMVTTSPEHLTFSHGRHACPGRFFVAHELKMILAYLLNNYDIKHIEKRPQNDWVGATVIPPMAATLEVKRRKI; encoded by the exons ATGGCTGTCGCTCTTAGCTCCCAGGTCCTGGAGTCGCTGCTAACCCCGGGGCGCCTGGTTCTTCTTTCCGTCCTGTTTGTGGTGGTCTCATTCATCGTCGACATTTCCCGGTTACCCAGCTGTCCAGACTCTCTCCCTCGCGTGGGATTTGGTCGAGGCCTGGTCGCGTCTGTCAAGAACTGGGTGTATTATGTTTCGCGCTATAATGATTGGATTGCCGATGGTTATGAGAAG TACAACAAGAAGGGTCGTGCCTTTGTGGCTCCTAATTCCCCGAGCCGCCCTCTAGAGATTGTGGTTCCCAAGTCCCAAACAGCGTGGATGCTCGAACAGCCAGACCGAGTGCTCTCTACAAAAGAAGCTCATCGCGACTCTCTATTTAACGACTACCAGTTTGGAGTTGATGATCAGTTTCCGATTCGCACGATACACAAGCACCTTGCCCGCAATATTGTCAATTTGCTACCTGGAATCGAGAAAGAGGTTCATGCCTCCATCGACGATGTCTATGGGACAGATACGGAGAACTGGAGGACGCTGAATATCTGGAACTCTTTGATTGGCATCGTCTCCAGAGTTACAAACCGAATGCTGGTCGGCGATCCGCTTTGCCATAATGAAGAGTTCCTCAAGAACCAGGTGGCCTTCGCTGACGCTATCGTTCGCAATGGCTTGATCATGAACTTCTTCCCGAAGGTGTTCCACCCCATTGTCGGCCCTCTTGTCACCATTACAAACCGCCGAGCATGGCGCAAGACCTACGAAATCGGGAAGCCTGTCATAGAGCAACGTCTCCGGGACATGGGACGCATAGACTCTGGCGCTGACGTGCAAGTGCCAGAAGATATGCTCACCTGGCTCATCCGACAGGCCAAAGCCGAAGGCGCAGCAGAAGAACTCAGCCCGGTCATGCTCTCCAAGCGCCTGCTACCCGTCGAGTTTGCCGCTATTCATACAACGGTGCTAACAGCTTCGAATGTTCTTCTCGACCTCGCATCATCAGACCCATCTCTGGGCTACATCGACGCCATTCGCAAAGAGACCTCCCAGGCCTTGAGGGAAGGAAATGGTCACTGGACGAAGGACAGCCTAGCAAATCTCCATCTTACAGACAGCGCTATCAAGGAAAGCATGCGCGTTAGTTATTTCGCCAGGTGCTTGACCCACAGGAAGGTGATTGCACCTGAAGGAGTGACGAATCCAACAGAGGGATGGCACGCGCCCGAGGGGTCATTTCTCACCCTGGACCTTGCTGGAGTACATCTTGATCCAGAAGCGTTTCCTGAGCCCGAGAAGTATGATGCCTTCCGGTTTGTGAAGTTGAGAGAGCAGCTCGATCCGAAGAATCCTGAGGAGGCAATGAAGATCAAGAGACTGGGGATGGTAACTACGAGCCCGGAACACTTGACCTTCAGCCATGGGAGGCACGCATG CCCTGGGAGGTTCTTTGTCGCGCATGAGTTGAAGATGATCCTGGCGTATTTACTAAATAATTACGACATCAAGCATATAGAGAAAAGGCCGCAGAACGACTGGGTGGGCGCCACTGTTATTCCGCCAATGGCAGCCACGTTAGAggtcaagaggaggaagatttGA
- a CDS encoding hypothetical protein (EggNog:ENOG503P0E7; COG:E), with the protein MAPHNDAPSPSGSFTAGFNRIPFRPVGSSSLMAGHESPLSSSYSTTSEASDLHMTRPLVPGVYVPTMCFFEEGSEDVDTDTIARHAVRLARAGVTGLATQGSNGEAVHLTHAERQLVTSTTRKALNDSGFSHMPIIVGCGSQSTRETIQYCREAWEAGGDYALVLPPSYYASLFAPASETIIKYFTAVADASPIPIIIYNFPGAVGGLDLSSDIIVQLAEHHNIVGVKLTCGNTGKLNRVAAATRKRSKTHDPKNPEFLVLAGSADFSIQALVAGGHGILAGLANIAPKACTRTIELFNQGKHAEAQEMQEIVAQGDWTAIQGGVVGVKSGLQSWLGYGGYARSPLPKPTAAQEKKWKEGYRDLVMLEKSL; encoded by the coding sequence ATGGCTCCTCACAATGACGCACCTTCGCCCAGTGGCAGCTTCACTGCCGGCTTCAACAGAATCCCTTTCCGCCCTGTCGGGTCCTCATCCCTCATGGCAGGCCACGAGTCGCCCCTCAGTAGCTCGTACAGCACAACTTCGGAAGCATCCGACCTCCATATGACCCGACCACTTGTGCCAGGCGTCTATGTCCCAACCATGTGCTTCTTTGAGGAAGGCTCGGAAGATGTAGACACGGACACCATCGCACGCCATGCAGTGCGACTCGCCCGCGCGGGCGTCACAGGACTGGCCACTCAAGGCTCCAACGGCGAAGCGGTCCATCTCACACACGCTGAGAGACAGCTGGTTACGTCGACCACACGGAAGGCCTTGAACGACTCGGGATTCTCCCACATGCCCATCATTGTTGGCTGCGGCTCACAAAGCACACGGGAGACCATCCAGTACTGCCGGGAGGCGTGGGAAGCTGGCGGCGATTATGCTCTTGTGCTCCCGCCCTCGTACTATGCCAGCCTCTTTGCTCCGGCATCCGAGACCATCATCAAGTACTTCACTGCCGTGGCAGATGCCTCGCCCATTCCTATCATCATCTACAACTTCCCCGGCGCCGTGGGTGGGCTTGATCTCTCTTCGGACATCATCGTACAGCTTGCCGAGCACCACAACATCGTGGGCGTGAAGCTCACGTGTGGCAACACTGGCAAGCTGAACCGCGTGGCTGCGGCCACCCGGAAGAGGTCCAAGACCCATGACCCCAAGAACCCGGAGTTCCTAGTCCTCGCTGGTTCTGCCGACTTTTCCATCCAGGCCTTGGTGGCTGGTGGCCACGGCATCTTGGCCGGCCTTGCCAACATCGCTCCCAAGGCCTGCACCCGCACGATCGAGCTCTTCAACCAAGGCAAGCATGCCGAGGCTCAGGAAATGCAAGAGATCGTTGCCCAGGGAGACTGGACAGCCATTCAAGGCGGAGTCGTCGGAGTCAAATCCGGTCTTCAAAGCTGGCTAGGCTATGGTGGCTACGCCAGAAGCCCTCTCCCCAAGCCAACGGCTGCccaggagaagaagtggaAAGAGGGATACAGAGACCTGGTCATGTTGGAGAAGTCGCTGTAA